Genomic window (Lycium barbarum isolate Lr01 chromosome 2, ASM1917538v2, whole genome shotgun sequence):
GTGCTTTTACTTGGACCACAAAATAGGAGGTCTTATTAAGTGTATCTTGCGATTTGCTGTTATATATCATGTTTGCACATTTTGATGTAGTTCAGTTGCTGTTCTGAACTAGTTAAATCGGGATAATTTGCTTAAGAGGGTTTGTAATTTATATAGATCTCTTCAACTGAATGACATCGAAATGTGCTTTTACTTGGACCACAAAATAGGAGGTCTTATTAAGTGTATCTTGCGATCCGCTGTTATATATCATGTTTGCACATTTTGATGTAGTCATTTGTCATTGTTTAGTACGCCCTTCGCCTCAATTTATGTGATTGTGTTCGACTGAGTGTGAAGTtttaagaatgaaagaaagacttttgaaacttgtggtctaaaacaatccatagtttaaagttaaattgttcaATTCTTTTTGGACcgattaaaaaggaaagagtgtcacataaattgagatccGAGCTAATTTGGAATTGAAGTGTTGCGGTTTGTTGATATCGATCTATTTAGTATCTTTCTTTTGTTTAAGTTTTCTCTGGGCTTTGTGGGAATATTTTAACTGATCTACATGTTTAATATGAAGTTAATCGGGCTGAGAACTTAATTCAGGATACTGCTAGTACTATTTAAGATATGGTCTTTACTGTTTTGCTGCATAAGGATTCAGTTATTTGGTTCGTTTATAGATAAAAGAGGAAGCTCCCCTTGGTGCATTTGCCCCGATCTTCTAATGTCTTCATTCTCTTGTTGTTCTTGTTCGTCTTTCCTTTTAGTTCAGAAAGCAAGGTCAATGTTGTCTGAGTTTTATTTGTTACTTTGGAAATTGAAGGCCTAAATGTGATAGCCTTTGTTGATATGATGTTAAATAGTTTTTGACTCACTTTTCACCTCCAAATTTCTAGCATTCTCTAATGCTCCCATGTCAATGATGAACTCCGTTTTCTATGCCCTTGTTATCTTAGGGCTGCTTTTCTAGTGAGGGAACCTTCGGTCGTAGGGCAAGAGATTGGCAATTCTGTCACCCTTTTTGACTAATTCATCCAATTATTGAAGATTTACTAGATGGAAagattttatttgattagttTTGGCATACTACATTTATTTGCAAACACGCTGAAGTAATGCTGATGTGCAGGTGGCCAAAGACCCATCTGGCAAAGATATCAATGCGCTTGAACAGCACATAAAGAACCTCCTTTGTCCATCTACCCCGCATTTCTTCAACACTCTGTATGATCCATACAGAGAGGGTGCAGATTTCGTTCGTGGATACCCTTTCAGTATGCGTGAAGGGGCTCACACAGCTGTTTCTCATGGCCTTTGGCTCAACATCCCCGACTATGATGCACCCACACAACTTGTTAAGCCTCGTGAGAGGAACACCAGGTTAGCACACTTTCTATAAGCTAAAAGTTGTAGAGCTTATCTAATTAGTCATAATTGTAGCGCTTGCCTAGTTGGCAGAAATTATTAGAGCTTCCAAGTAGGGGTGACTAAATTAGCCCATGAAAGCATGACCCAGCCAACTCATTTCTAAAAATTGGGCCAATATGTAGCCCAAATCGTGCTGGTATGTAACCCTAATTAACTCATAGaaaccttgtcaaaatattttcaaaaagacaTTTTTTATTTGATATATTATCTGTAGCCATAAtaatacagattttttttttattaggtacttaaataattataaaagaacaaacaaataaattaaaacttagtaagaattgggtTTGTTGGGTTATGGCCCACTTTTTAGCCCAACCATTTCAGCCCATGCCCATTTATTAGCTTAGCCCATTTTGACCCGACCAAATCCAGCCCAatccgcccatttgacaccctacTTCCAAGTTCATATTTATAAAGCTTATCTATCTTGTTACTCAGCAAATTTAATTTCTaattggcttaatgcatatgcggcctcctaaacttgtttttttttttttcattttggcacctcaactaagtgttgttcctattgaacctctgaactcgtcctcaagtgtgtctatcaaacaaaATCCAACTTATATTGGTATTTCATCTTCAATttagcaacatgctaatatatattctaatttaattatgtcttcttttagctaagattagcagcaattgagagggaaaaaaagaGTAGTTCTTAATTAAGCTGGCAATGGATGAGCAGAACCAGCAGAAACCGACACATctatgacctaaagaatagcttaccacatgtctaaaatattactccacCTTGATTTCCCCAATTTAATCtctgcttctaataaaaataagATTTAGAGGGTTTGATAGGCACACTTGAAGACGAGCtaaggggttcaataggaacaacgcTTAATTGAGGTGTCAAAACGGAAAAAAGGAGCAAGTTTAgggggccgcatatgcattaagcctttctAATTAGTATCAATTTGCTGTACTGTTTACCAGATATGTAGATGCAGTTCTAACCATTCCCAAAGGCACTTTGTTTCCTATGTGTGGAATGAATTTGGCGTTCAACCGTGATCTGATCGGACCAGCAATGTACTTTGGGCTCATGGGTGATGGGCAGCCAATCGGTCGTTACGATGATATGTGGGCTGGCTGGTGTACTAAGGTATTGTTATTATGTATCCTTTCTGCCATTATTTGTCTTCGAGAAGTAGATCACTTATTCGTCTATGTACCTTgtgatatctcatcagtttatgGAGTTCTAATGTTTAAAATGGAAATTTCTTAGACGGTTATTTTgagggttttttatttttatttttatttttggccTGTCGGCCGAAATTAATTACGGGTG
Coding sequences:
- the LOC132626168 gene encoding probable UDP-arabinopyranose mutase 2 isoform X2; the encoded protein is MLEKLDLNEFFGSFKYIYTIDDDCFVAKDPSGKDINALEQHIKNLLCPSTPHFFNTLYDPYREGADFVRGYPFSMREGAHTAVSHGLWLNIPDYDAPTQLVKPRERNTRYVDAVLTIPKGTLFPMCGMNLAFNRDLIGPAMYFGLMGDGQPIGRYDDMWAGWCTKVICDHLGLGIKTGLPYIWHSKASNPFVNLKKEYKGIYWQEEIIPFFQAVTLPKECTSVQQCYIELAKQVNAKLSNTDPYFTKLADAMITWIEAWDELNPTGENLAKLSISSGKAK